The nucleotide window CGCGTCGATCCGCGTGCCCCACTCGTTCGTGAAGAACGACTACAAGGGTTACCTTGAGGATCGCCGCCCCAACTCCATGGGCGACCCCTACCAGATCGCCTCGCAGATCCTGAAGACCATCGCGTCGGTTCCCACCGACGTGTCGGCTGCGGCCTGATCTTACAAGCCACGGCGCGTTCCGCGCGCCGTGGCCCTCCTTCGCGTATCCGCATTTTCGCCGGGCCTTGCCGTTTTGGCTCCCGTGCGCGTCGCCCGAGCGACCGCGGCCCGTATTCTTCAAGATCCATTCGTCGCCGCCAGACTCTTGCTCATCAAGGTGTGAGGCACAGGCAGGTTCCGGCTTGGTCCGGACCGTCTTGGGACACAGGTCTCAGGGGCAGTTGTCCCGGCAGGACTCGTCCCGGCCATCCACGCCTCGACCGCCTGGCGAGTCCTGTGGAGGGATGGTGCCAGCGGAGCGGCGTGGATGCCCCGGACGAGCCCGCGCAGGGCGCGTGCCATTGGCCCGTCCATTGACCGCGTCCATTGACCCTTGCGGCTACTCCGCGAAATCTCGCCTCCGAAAGCGCGCGCCCAAACCGCGCCCCCATACCTTCGCCCCCGGAAGCCTTCGCTCCGGCGCTGCCGCCATACCACCAGCTTCCGCAGCTCCCGCGCGCCTGTCCCGGTTCGCGCCGGCGCCCGTGCGGCGCAGCGGCACGGCTGAGGCCGATTGCATCGCACCCCGGATGCGTGGAACCTTCCAGTCCTGAGAATGTGAGACGGAATCACCGGCAAAGCGCGCGCTCTCATTCAGCGAGAAGGCGCCTCGCCCGGGCGGGATCCGCCTTGAGGGAGCACCATTCATGGCCGCCGACTGGAATGCCCGCCAGTATCTGAAATTCGAGGACGAGCGCACCCGTCCGTCCCGCGATCTGCTGGCACAGGTGCCGTTGCCGGACGCCGGCTTCGTGGTGGATCTCGGCTGCGGCCCCGGCAATTCCACCCAGCTTTTGGCGGAGCGCTTTCCCGGCGCCGAAGTGCTGGGGCTCGACACCTCGCCGGACATGCTGGCGGCCGCCCGCGCGCGCCTGCCCAACGCCCGCTTTGAGGCGGGCGACGCCTCCACGTTCACGCTCGACAAGCCGGCGGACCTCATCTTCGCCAATGCGGTGCTGCAATGGGTGCCCGACCACGCCACCCTGCTGCCGCGGCTCATGACCCTGCTGGCGCCGGGCGGCGTGCTGGCGGTGCAGATGCCGGACAATCTCGACGAGCCGTCCCATGTGGCGATGCGGGAGAGCGCCATGTCCGGCCCCTGGGCCGACAAGCTGTCGGAGGCCTCCCGCGCCCGCGCCGTGCTGCCGGAGCCCGGCGGCTATTACGACATGCTGGCGCCCCACGCGGCGCGGGTGGACATCTGGCACACCATCTACAACCACCCGCTGGACGGGGTTTCAGCCATCGTGGAGTGGCTGAAGAGCACAGGCCTGCGCCCCTTCCTCGATCCGCTTGAGGGCGACGAGCGCGCCGAGTTTCTCGAGGACTATGCCGCCCGCCTTTCCGACTGCTATCGGCCGCGGGTGGACGGCAAGGTGCTGCTGGCCTTCCCGCGCCTGTTCCTGCTGGCGGTGAAGAAATAAAAAAGGCCGATGGGGTGAACCCACCGGCCTTCGGAAGACGTCCCGTGCAGGCCCTCTGCATAAGGGCCCGTCGGGTTACCAGCTCGGCAGCACGGCGCCCTTGAAGGTCTCCAGGATGAAGGCCTTGGTCTCGGGGGACTGGTAGGTTTCCACCAAAGTCTTCACCCAGGGCTTGTCCTTGTCCTCGGCCCGCACCGCGATGACATTCACGTAAGGCCCCTTGGGGTCCTCGCGCAGGATGGGGTCCTTCACCGGGTCGAGGCCGGCTTCCTTGGCATAATTGGTATTGATGCCGGCCGCCGCGAGATCGGGCAGGGAACGCGGCAGCTGGGCGGCGTCGATCTCCACGAACTTGAGCTTCTTGGGGTTGTCCACCACGTCCACCACCGACGCCCTCACCCCGACGCCGTCCTTCAGCTTGATGAAGCCCTTGTCGGCGAGCAGCAGCAGGACGCGCCCGCCGTTGGTGGGATCGTTCGGAATACCGATCGATGCGCCGGCGGGGATATCGGCGAAGGTCTTGTACTTCGTCGAATAGACCCCGATGGGGAAATTCACCGTCAGGCCCACGGGCACGATCTTGTAGCCGCGATCCTTGATCTGGTTGTCGAGGTAGGGCTGGTGCTGGAACGAGTTCGCCTCCAGGTCGCCGCCCGCCAGCGCGGCATTGGGCACCACATAGTCGGAAAACTCGATCACCTTGATATCAAGGCCTTTTTTTGCCGCCTCGGCCTTCACCTTCTCCAGGATCTGGGCGTGGGGGCCGGGGGTGACGCCGACCTTGATGGTCTCGGCGGACGCCGCGGTGATGAGGCCGGCGGCGAGCGCGAGGGCGAGCACGCCGGCAGTCGCGAGGGCTTTCATGGAAGTCTCCGTGT belongs to Xanthobacter autotrophicus Py2 and includes:
- a CDS encoding Trans-aconitate 2-methyltransferase (PFAM: putative methyltransferase; Methyltransferase type 11; Methyltransferase type 12~KEGG: nha:Nham_2909 trans-aconitate 2-methyltransferase); protein product: MAADWNARQYLKFEDERTRPSRDLLAQVPLPDAGFVVDLGCGPGNSTQLLAERFPGAEVLGLDTSPDMLAAARARLPNARFEAGDASTFTLDKPADLIFANAVLQWVPDHATLLPRLMTLLAPGGVLAVQMPDNLDEPSHVAMRESAMSGPWADKLSEASRARAVLPEPGGYYDMLAPHAARVDIWHTIYNHPLDGVSAIVEWLKSTGLRPFLDPLEGDERAEFLEDYAARLSDCYRPRVDGKVLLAFPRLFLLAVKK
- a CDS encoding lipoprotein, YaeC family (TIGRFAM: lipoprotein, YaeC family~PFAM: NLPA lipoprotein~KEGG: bja:bll6903 outer membrane lipoprotein), coding for MKALATAGVLALALAAGLITAASAETIKVGVTPGPHAQILEKVKAEAAKKGLDIKVIEFSDYVVPNAALAGGDLEANSFQHQPYLDNQIKDRGYKIVPVGLTVNFPIGVYSTKYKTFADIPAGASIGIPNDPTNGGRVLLLLADKGFIKLKDGVGVRASVVDVVDNPKKLKFVEIDAAQLPRSLPDLAAAGINTNYAKEAGLDPVKDPILREDPKGPYVNVIAVRAEDKDKPWVKTLVETYQSPETKAFILETFKGAVLPSW